Part of the Propionispora hippei DSM 15287 genome, GCGGCCGGTTCGGTGGCCAGTTACATGCTGGCCCGCAGTATTACCGTACCGTTGCGCAATTTAAGTCAAGCTGCCGAGCAGATTGAGCGGGGAAATTTCAATCAAAGGGTGTGTGTGGAGAGCAAGGATGAAATAGGGCAATTGGCGGCTATTTTTAATCGTATGTCCGAGGCGCTGCAGATGAACTCCAACCTGCGACGGCAATTGCTGGCTAATATCGCTCATGAGTTGCGTACACCGCTGGCCGTTATCCAGGGCCATTTGGAGGGAATGATTGACGGGGTTATCGAGCCTGGCAAAGAACAGTTAACATCTTTGCATGAAGAGGCCATCCGTTTGAATCGGCTCATTACCGATTTACGGGATTTATCGCTGGCGGAAGTTCGCCAATTGGGGCTGGAATTGAAGACAGGGGATGTAAAGCTGCTACTGGCGCGAGTGGTTTTATTACTAAAGCCGTTAGCCGATAAAAAAAGGCTGGACATTGTGCTGGAGCTGCCTGAGCAACTGCCGCCCATCGTAGTCGATCATGACCGGATAAGCCAGGTTTTTTATAACATCCTGGTTAATGCTATCCGTTATTCGCTAAACGAAGGACAAGTGAAGATAACGGCGGAACTAAATGAGGATAAGGAAAAGCACTGGCTGTGCCTTTCCTTTCAGGATCATGGTCCAGGCATCAAACCTGAGGATATCGATTCGATTTTTGATCACTTTTACCGGGGGGAAAAATCCAGAGACCGCAAAAGCGGCGGGTCGGGCCTGGGACTGGCTATTGTCAAGCAACTGGTTGAAATCCATGGCGGGTGGGTTGCCGTCCGGAGCGAGGCGGGAAAGGGCAGTCTGTTTCAGGTGTCTTTGCCGCTGGACAAGACTGGCGGTAATGAGCCGGGGTAGTAGTGCTCCTCCAACTGGATGACCCGCGGAGCGCATTGAAGACACGTCCTAGCAATAAAAATTTATATTTTCTCCATAAGATATTCATATTTCTTTGTTATGATTAAAAAATAACAAGCAGATACTTGTGAATATATATAAGGAGGCAGTCCTATGAATAAAAAAATCGTGATTGTAGTGGCACTGGCGGCATTAGTTGCCCTGTCGTTGTTTGCCATTACCTCGCAGGCTGCGGAAGCCCCCGCTGCCGAGGCTTGTGGCTGGCATGACCGGATGATGCGGCAAGCGGTAGAGCAGGGCATCATAAACTCCGAGCAGGCCGGCAGAATGAATGCGCTTATGCAACAGACGCGACCGCAAATGCATGAACAGATGAAAGAGCCGCACCATGGAGCAACGCCTGAGCACTGCAGTGATGCAACAGTAAACTAACAGCAAAAGTAGGACAGCGTCAGCGGCGAAAGGTGTTGACGCTGTTTCTTTTGCT contains:
- a CDS encoding sensor histidine kinase; translated protein: MNHNSIIYRITGLVFLAVALTVFLLIYLANLQMTEQFKEYLVVQHRVTDHRMGPDRDHQGAYEVSFTMGPLEQSFLASVHKSLIWVGLAILAAGSVASYMLARSITVPLRNLSQAAEQIERGNFNQRVCVESKDEIGQLAAIFNRMSEALQMNSNLRRQLLANIAHELRTPLAVIQGHLEGMIDGVIEPGKEQLTSLHEEAIRLNRLITDLRDLSLAEVRQLGLELKTGDVKLLLARVVLLLKPLADKKRLDIVLELPEQLPPIVVDHDRISQVFYNILVNAIRYSLNEGQVKITAELNEDKEKHWLCLSFQDHGPGIKPEDIDSIFDHFYRGEKSRDRKSGGSGLGLAIVKQLVEIHGGWVAVRSEAGKGSLFQVSLPLDKTGGNEPG